GTACCAGGCGCCGTCGCCCAGCTCCTCCTCCAGCTGGCCCGGGCCCCAGCCCGAGTAGCCGGCGAAGATCCGCAGGCCGCCGAGGGCCGCGGCCAGCAGCTCCGGCGGTGCCTCCAGGTCGACGAGCCCGATGGCCCCGTGCACCCGGCGCCAGCCGAGCGGCCCCTCCTCGCCCGGGATGACCGCCAGCCCGAGGGCCGAGTCCAGCGCCACGGGCCCGCCCTGGAAGACCACGCCGGGGGCGCCGGCCAAGGGCGCCCAGGCGAGCAGGACGTCGCCGACGCCGATGGGCGTGGGCCGGTTCAGGACAACGCCGAGGGAGCCCTGCTCGTCGTGGTCGAGCAGCAGCACCACCGCGCGGTCGAAATTCGGGTCCGCGAGGGCGGGGGTGGCCACGAGCAGCCGCCCTGTGAGGGAGGACACCTCGGTCATGCCGCCATGATCCCGCACATTCGCGCTTTGCGGGGCCCCGGCGGAGAGATCGGATCGCACGCAGCTCAGGGCGCACGGCAGCAGCAAGGAGCGCGCACGGACGGAGTAGACGGAACGCAACGCTCCGCCATGTGGTGGATACGCAGGGTGTTGTACCGAATTCATGACAGTCCCAAGGCAACGTCGGCCTTACGAACAAGGGGGTGGTGGCCCTTACCCTTTTCCCCTGGCCCCCTGCCCACCCCTCTTCGGAACGCGAGATTCATGACCGTCACCGACGATGTCCTGCTTGTCCACGGCGGCACCCCGCTTGAGGGCGAGATCCGTGTCCGCGGCGCGAAGAACCTCGTGCCCAAGGCCATGGTCGCCGCTCTGCTCGGCAGCGAACCCAGCCGGCTGCGCAACGTTCCCGACATCCGTGACGTGCGTGTCGTACGCGGGCTGCTCCAGCTGCACGGGGTGACGGTCCGCCCCGGCGAGGAGCCGGGCGAGCTGGTGCTCGACCCCACCCACGTCGAGAGCGCCAACGTCGCCGACATCGACGCCCACGCGGGTTCGTCGCGCATCCCGATCCTGTTCTGCGGCCCCCTGCTGCACCGCCTCGGCCACGCCTTCATCCCGGGCCTCGGCGGCTGCGACATCGGCGGCCGGCCGATCGACTTCCACTTCGACGTGCTCCGCCAGTTCGGCGCGACCATCGAGAAGCGCGAAGGCGGCCAGTACCTGGAAGCCCCGCAGCGCCTGCGCGGCTGCAAGATCCGCCTGCCCTACCCGTCCGTCGGCTCGACCGAGCAGGTGCTCCTGACGGCCGTCCTGGCCGAGGGCGTCACCGAGCTCAGCAACGCCGCGGTCGAGCCGGAGATCGAGGACCTCATCTGCGTCCTGCAGAAGATGGGCGCGATCATCTCCCTCGACACCGACCGGACCA
Above is a genomic segment from Streptomyces sp. NBC_01233 containing:
- a CDS encoding YqgE/AlgH family protein, producing the protein MTEVSSLTGRLLVATPALADPNFDRAVVLLLDHDEQGSLGVVLNRPTPIGVGDVLLAWAPLAGAPGVVFQGGPVALDSALGLAVIPGEEGPLGWRRVHGAIGLVDLEAPPELLAAALGGLRIFAGYSGWGPGQLEEELGDGAWYVVESEPGDVSYPDPEQLWRAVLRRQRSDLAMVATYPDDPSLN